In one window of Canis lupus baileyi chromosome 10, mCanLup2.hap1, whole genome shotgun sequence DNA:
- the HINT1 gene encoding adenosine 5'-monophosphoramidase HINT1 — MADEIAKAQAARPGGDTIFGKIIRKEIPAKIIFEDDQCLAFHDISPQAPTHFLVIPKKHISQISVAEDDDESLLGHLMIVGKKCAADLGLKKGYRMVVNEGSDGGQSVYHVHLHVLGGRQMNWPPG, encoded by the exons ATGGCCGATGAGATCGCCAAGGCTCAGGCCGCCAGGCCTGGAGGCGACACGATCTTCGGGAAGATCATCCGCAAGGAAATCCCAGCCAAAATCATTTTTGAGGATGACCAG TGTCTTGCTTTCCATGACATTTCCCCTCAAGCACCAACTCATTTTCTGGTGATACCCAAGAAGCATATATCCCAGATCTCTGTAGCAGAAGATGATGATGAAAGT cttcttgGACATTTAATGATTGTTGGCAAGAAATGTGCTGCTGATCTGGGCCTGAAGAAAGGTTATCGAATGGTGGTGAATGAAGGTTCAGATGGGGGACAGTCTGTCTATCATGTTCATCTCCATGTTCTTGGAGGCCGGCAGATGAATTGGCCTCCTGGTTAA